Proteins encoded together in one Streptomyces sp. TLI_171 window:
- a CDS encoding DNA topoisomerase (ATP-hydrolyzing) subunit A: MARRSSPTPPPGDFEERILDVDVVDEMQGSFLEYAYSVIYSRALPDARDGMKPVHRRILYQANEMGLRPDRGHVKCARLVGEVMGRLHPHGDASIYDAVVRLAQPFSMRLPLIDGHGNFGSLGNDDPPAAMRYTESRLTAASMSMVESIHEDTVDFGPNYDGSEQEPQVLPSAFPNLLVNGATGIAVGMATNMPPHNLSEVVAAARHLIKHPTADLDTLMRFVPGPDLPTGGRIVGLSGIRDAYESGRGTFKIRATTSIEDVTARRKGIVVTELPYSVGPEKVIAKIKDLVNAKKLQGIADVKDLTDREHGLRLVIEVKNGFVPEALLEQLYKLTPMEETFGINNVALVDGQPLTLGLKELLEVYVDHRFTVVKRRSDFRRRKRQERLHLVEGLLIALVDIDEVIAIIRSSDNAGQAKDRLMERFGISETQTAYILDTPLRRLTRFDRVELETEQAKLLKEIAELTEILESDSRLRSVVSSELGAVAKQFGTERRTVLLEAGSAPAAALAVPLEVADDPCRVLLSSTGLLARTFDLEPAAGEPARAKHDVLVSAVPATARGDIGVVTSAGRVLRLPVIDLPALPPGTTALSGGAAVSEFLRLDGDEKALALTTLDESSPGLALGTVQGVVKRVVPEWPANKDEFEVIALKDGDAVIGAVELRTGEEDLVFLTSDAQLLRYQAGQVRPQGRPAGGMAGIKLADGARVLSFTAVDPAEDAVVLSVAAASGTLAGAEQTSWKLTPFDQYPRKGRATGGVRCQRFLRGEDSLAFAWAGSLPALGAAANGQPVTLPERDPRRDGSGTPVPTRIAAVGTRM, translated from the coding sequence ATGGCCCGCCGCAGTTCGCCCACCCCGCCGCCCGGTGACTTCGAGGAGCGCATCCTCGATGTCGATGTCGTGGACGAGATGCAGGGCTCGTTCCTGGAGTACGCCTACTCGGTGATCTACTCCCGGGCACTTCCCGACGCCCGCGACGGCATGAAGCCGGTGCACCGCCGGATCCTCTACCAGGCCAACGAGATGGGCCTGCGCCCGGACCGCGGCCACGTCAAGTGCGCGCGCCTGGTCGGCGAGGTGATGGGCCGTCTGCACCCGCACGGCGACGCCTCGATCTACGACGCCGTGGTCCGCCTGGCGCAGCCGTTCTCGATGCGGCTGCCGCTGATCGACGGCCACGGCAACTTCGGCTCGCTCGGCAACGACGACCCGCCGGCCGCGATGCGCTACACCGAGTCCCGGCTGACCGCCGCCTCGATGTCGATGGTGGAGTCGATCCACGAGGACACCGTCGACTTCGGCCCGAACTACGACGGCTCCGAGCAGGAGCCGCAGGTGCTCCCCTCGGCGTTCCCGAACCTGCTGGTCAACGGCGCCACCGGCATCGCGGTCGGCATGGCCACCAACATGCCGCCGCACAACCTGTCCGAAGTGGTCGCCGCCGCCCGGCACCTGATCAAGCATCCGACCGCGGACCTCGACACCCTGATGCGGTTCGTCCCCGGTCCTGACCTGCCCACCGGCGGTCGGATCGTCGGCCTGTCCGGCATCCGGGACGCGTACGAGTCCGGCCGTGGCACCTTCAAGATCCGCGCCACCACCTCGATCGAGGACGTGACGGCCCGCCGCAAGGGCATCGTGGTCACCGAACTGCCGTACTCGGTCGGCCCGGAGAAGGTGATCGCGAAGATCAAGGACCTGGTCAACGCGAAGAAGCTGCAGGGCATCGCCGACGTCAAGGACCTCACCGACCGCGAGCACGGCCTGCGGCTGGTCATCGAGGTGAAGAACGGCTTCGTCCCCGAGGCGCTGCTGGAGCAGCTGTACAAGCTGACGCCGATGGAGGAGACCTTCGGCATCAACAACGTGGCGCTGGTCGACGGCCAGCCGCTGACGCTGGGCCTGAAGGAGCTGCTGGAGGTCTACGTCGACCACCGCTTCACGGTGGTCAAGCGGCGCAGCGACTTCCGCCGCCGCAAGCGCCAGGAGCGGCTGCACCTGGTCGAGGGCCTGCTGATCGCGCTGGTCGACATCGACGAGGTCATCGCGATCATCCGCAGCAGCGACAACGCGGGCCAGGCCAAGGACCGTCTGATGGAGCGCTTCGGCATCTCCGAGACGCAGACGGCGTACATCCTCGACACCCCGCTGCGCCGGCTCACCCGCTTCGACCGGGTGGAGCTGGAGACCGAGCAGGCCAAGCTGCTCAAGGAGATCGCCGAGCTGACCGAGATCCTGGAGTCCGACAGCAGGCTGCGCTCCGTGGTCTCCTCCGAACTCGGCGCCGTCGCCAAGCAGTTCGGCACCGAGCGGCGCACCGTGCTGCTGGAGGCCGGGTCCGCCCCCGCCGCCGCGCTCGCGGTCCCGCTGGAGGTCGCCGACGACCCGTGCCGGGTGCTGCTCTCCTCCACCGGCCTGCTCGCCCGCACCTTCGACCTGGAGCCCGCCGCCGGCGAGCCGGCCCGCGCCAAGCACGACGTGCTGGTCTCCGCCGTCCCGGCCACCGCGCGCGGCGACATCGGCGTGGTCACCTCGGCCGGCCGGGTGCTGCGCCTGCCGGTGATCGACCTGCCCGCGCTGCCCCCGGGCACCACGGCGCTGTCCGGCGGCGCCGCGGTCTCCGAGTTCCTCCGCCTGGACGGCGACGAGAAGGCCCTCGCGCTGACCACGCTGGACGAGTCCTCGCCGGGCCTGGCGCTCGGCACCGTGCAGGGCGTGGTCAAGCGGGTGGTGCCCGAATGGCCCGCCAACAAGGACGAGTTCGAGGTGATCGCGCTCAAGGACGGCGACGCCGTGATCGGCGCGGTCGAGCTGCGCACCGGCGAGGAGGACCTGGTCTTCCTCACCTCGGACGCCCAGTTGCTGCGCTACCAGGCGGGCCAGGTCCGCCCGCAGGGCCGGCCGGCCGGCGGCATGGCGGGCATCAAGCTCGCCGACGGCGCCCGGGTGCTCAGCTTCACCGCCGTCGACCCGGCCGAGGACGCGGTGGTCCTCTCGGTGGCGGCCGCCTCGGGCACGCTGGCCGGCGCGGAGCAGACCAGCTGGAAGCTCACCCCGTTCGACCAGTACCCGCGCAAGGGCCGGGCCACCGGCGGCGTCCGCTGCCAGCGCTTCCTGCGCGGCGAGGACAGCCTGGCCTTCGCCTGGGCCGGTTCGCTGCCCGCGCTCGGCGCGGCCGCGAACGGCCAGCCGGTCACCCTGCCGGAGCGCGACCCGCGGCGCGACGGCTCCGGCACCCCGGTGCCGACCCGGATCGCCGCGGTCGGCACCCGGATGTGA
- a CDS encoding pitrilysin family protein, with the protein MANPAPASGLAITEHRLANGLRVVLSEDHLTPVTAVCLWYDVGSRHEVKGRTGLAHLFEHLMFQGSANVSNNGHFELVQGAGGSLNGTTSFERTNYFETMPAHQLELALWLEADRMGSLLAALDDTSMENQRDVVKNERRQRYDNVPYGTAFEKLTALSFPDGHPYHHTPIGSMADLDAATLEDARAFFRTYYAPNNAVLAIVGDLDPEQTIAWVEKYFGSIPAHDGKQPPRDGTLPDTIGAEVRELIREDVPSRALMAAYRLPHDGTREADAADLALTILGSGESSRLYNRLVRRDRTAVAAGFGLLRLAGAPSLGWLDVKAGAGATLETIEAAVDEELARFAAEGPTAEELERAQAQIEREWLDRLTTVAGRADELCRFAVLFGDPKLLGSALSKVLDVTAEEVKAVAAARLRPDNRAVLVYEPTTDDSDDSDQNEEAAA; encoded by the coding sequence ATGGCCAACCCCGCGCCCGCAAGCGGCCTCGCCATCACCGAACACCGCCTGGCCAACGGCCTGCGCGTGGTGCTCTCCGAGGACCACCTCACCCCGGTCACCGCGGTGTGCCTGTGGTACGACGTGGGCTCCCGGCACGAGGTCAAGGGGCGCACCGGGCTCGCCCACCTCTTCGAGCACCTGATGTTCCAGGGCTCGGCGAACGTCTCCAACAACGGTCACTTCGAACTGGTCCAGGGCGCCGGCGGCTCGCTCAACGGCACCACCAGCTTCGAGCGCACCAACTACTTCGAGACCATGCCCGCGCACCAGCTGGAGCTCGCGCTCTGGCTGGAGGCCGACCGGATGGGTTCGCTGCTGGCCGCCCTGGACGACACGTCCATGGAGAACCAGCGCGACGTGGTGAAGAACGAGCGCCGCCAGCGCTACGACAACGTGCCCTACGGCACCGCGTTCGAGAAGCTCACCGCGCTGTCCTTCCCCGACGGCCACCCCTACCACCACACCCCGATCGGCTCGATGGCCGACCTGGACGCCGCCACGCTGGAGGACGCCCGCGCGTTCTTCCGCACCTACTACGCGCCGAACAACGCGGTGCTGGCGATCGTCGGCGACCTCGACCCGGAGCAGACCATCGCCTGGGTGGAGAAGTACTTCGGCTCCATCCCCGCCCACGACGGCAAGCAGCCGCCGCGCGACGGCACGCTGCCCGACACCATCGGCGCCGAGGTCCGCGAGCTGATCCGCGAGGACGTCCCGTCCCGCGCGCTGATGGCCGCCTACCGCCTCCCGCACGACGGCACCCGCGAGGCGGACGCCGCCGACCTGGCGCTGACCATCCTCGGCAGCGGCGAATCGTCCCGCCTGTACAACCGGCTGGTGCGCCGCGACCGGACCGCCGTCGCGGCCGGGTTCGGCCTGCTGCGGCTGGCCGGCGCGCCCTCGCTCGGCTGGCTGGACGTCAAGGCCGGGGCGGGCGCCACCCTGGAGACGATCGAGGCCGCCGTCGACGAGGAGCTCGCCCGGTTCGCCGCCGAGGGCCCGACCGCCGAGGAACTGGAGCGCGCCCAGGCCCAGATCGAGCGCGAGTGGCTGGACCGGCTCACCACGGTGGCCGGCCGCGCCGACGAACTCTGCCGGTTCGCCGTGCTGTTCGGCGACCCCAAGCTGCTGGGCAGCGCCCTGTCGAAGGTCCTCGACGTCACCGCCGAGGAGGTCAAGGCCGTCGCCGCCGCCCGCCTGCGCCCCGACAACCGGGCGGTGCTGGTGTACGAGCCGACCACCGACGACAGCGACGACAGCGACCAGAACGAGGAGGCGGCGGCGTGA
- a CDS encoding MBL fold metallo-hydrolase has protein sequence MRIHHLNCGSLRTIEHQGEQRPAVCHCLLLETDRDGLVLVDTGLGTADVTGPDRTLSAEFRGRAQPVLDLAETALHQVRALGHHPRDVRHILLTHLDLDHAGGLPDFPDAEVHLLEAEQRAALGAPGPHPEDRSRYRPAHWAHRPAWAVHQRADGEPWFGFDAVRPLPGLAEDLAIVPLGGHSAGHAAVAVRDAGRERWLLHCGDAYYFHREIDPDRPAGHPGMDVLQQLTEVDRPLRLGNHARLRELVREHGGQVVPFSSHDPWEYARLTAEQ, from the coding sequence ATGCGGATCCACCATCTCAACTGCGGTTCACTGCGCACCATCGAGCACCAGGGCGAGCAGCGGCCGGCGGTCTGCCACTGCCTGCTGCTGGAGACCGACCGCGACGGACTGGTGCTGGTCGACACCGGCCTGGGCACCGCCGACGTCACCGGCCCGGACCGCACCCTGAGCGCCGAGTTCCGGGGCCGCGCCCAACCCGTGCTCGACCTGGCCGAGACGGCGCTGCACCAGGTCCGGGCGCTCGGCCACCACCCGCGGGACGTCCGGCACATCCTGCTCACCCACCTGGACCTCGACCACGCCGGCGGCCTGCCCGACTTCCCCGACGCCGAGGTGCACCTGCTGGAGGCCGAGCAGCGGGCCGCGCTCGGCGCACCCGGCCCGCACCCGGAGGACCGCAGCCGCTACCGGCCCGCGCACTGGGCGCACCGTCCCGCCTGGGCGGTCCACCAACGGGCCGACGGCGAGCCCTGGTTCGGCTTCGACGCCGTCCGCCCGCTGCCGGGGCTGGCCGAAGACTTGGCGATCGTCCCGCTCGGCGGGCACTCCGCCGGGCACGCCGCGGTCGCCGTCCGCGACGCCGGGCGCGAGCGTTGGCTGCTGCACTGCGGCGACGCGTACTACTTCCACCGCGAGATCGACCCGGACCGCCCGGCCGGCCACCCGGGCATGGACGTGCTGCAGCAGCTCACCGAGGTGGACCGGCCGCTGCGGCTGGGCAACCACGCCCGGCTGCGCGAGCTGGTGCGCGAACACGGCGGGCAGGTGGTGCCGTTCAGCTCGCACGACCCGTGGGAGTACGCCCGGCTGACGGCCGAACAGTGA